Proteins from one Salmo salar chromosome ssa29, Ssal_v3.1, whole genome shotgun sequence genomic window:
- the LOC106590574 gene encoding ropporin-1-like protein isoform X1, producing the protein MPPPDTMYCEQQINIPPELPDILKQFTKAAIRTQPHDILQWSAAYFSALSKGDTLPAKDRLEMPVATQKTDTGLTPGLLKVLHKQLAPKETISKEELQLKWKGLCLPSEQLDTLLALGNFNDNIHWMQFFALGCSALGGTIISALKYACEILTENEEGGAARIPFDTFVGLYTYLAHLDGEIPQDQIDSFLSSLQESVECQGGMVQTANFRDVIFPEM; encoded by the exons ATGCCTCCTCCAGATACTATGTACTGTGAACAGCAAATCAACATCCCCCCTGAACTACCAGACATTCTCAAACAGTTCACCAAAGCTGCAATCAGAACCCAACCCCATGACATACTACAGTGGTCTGCAGC GTACTTCTCTGCCCTGTCCAAAGGAGACACTCTGCCAGCCAAAGATAGGCTGGAGATGCCCGTTGCCACACAGAAGACTGATACCGGATTGACACCAGGCCTGCTGAAGGTCCTACACAAACAg CTGGCCCCTAAGGAGACGATCAGTAAGGAGGAGCTGCAGTTGAAGTGGAAGGGTCTGTGTCTGCCCTCAGAGCAGCTGGACACTCTGCTGGCCCTGGGGAACTTCAACGACAACATCCACTGGATGCAGTTCTTCGCCCTGGGCTGCAGCGCTCTGGGAGGG accatCATCAGTGCCCTGAAGTATGCGTGTGAGATCCTGACGGAGAATGAGGAGGGTGGAGCGGCGAGGATCCCCTTTGATACGTTTGTAGGGCTGTACACTTACCTGGCCCACCTGGATGGAGAGATCCCCCAGGACCAGATAGATAGCTTCCTAAGCAGCCTGCAGGAGTCTGT GGAATGCCAAGGAGGGATGGTGCAGACAGCTAACTTCAGGGATGTGATTTTTCCTGAAATGTGA
- the LOC106590574 gene encoding ropporin-1-like protein isoform X2 produces the protein MPPPDTMYCEQQINIPPELPDILKQFTKAAIRTQPHDILQWSAAYFSALSKGDTLPAKDRLEMPVATQKTDTGLTPGLLKVLHKQLAPKETISKEELQLKWKGLCLPSEQLDTLLALGNFNDNIHWMQFFALGCSALGGTIISALKYACEILTENEEGGAARIPFDTFVGLYTYLAHLDGEIPQDQIDSFLSSLQESVTKQNGMIQLANFYSRKTFR, from the exons ATGCCTCCTCCAGATACTATGTACTGTGAACAGCAAATCAACATCCCCCCTGAACTACCAGACATTCTCAAACAGTTCACCAAAGCTGCAATCAGAACCCAACCCCATGACATACTACAGTGGTCTGCAGC GTACTTCTCTGCCCTGTCCAAAGGAGACACTCTGCCAGCCAAAGATAGGCTGGAGATGCCCGTTGCCACACAGAAGACTGATACCGGATTGACACCAGGCCTGCTGAAGGTCCTACACAAACAg CTGGCCCCTAAGGAGACGATCAGTAAGGAGGAGCTGCAGTTGAAGTGGAAGGGTCTGTGTCTGCCCTCAGAGCAGCTGGACACTCTGCTGGCCCTGGGGAACTTCAACGACAACATCCACTGGATGCAGTTCTTCGCCCTGGGCTGCAGCGCTCTGGGAGGG accatCATCAGTGCCCTGAAGTATGCGTGTGAGATCCTGACGGAGAATGAGGAGGGTGGAGCGGCGAGGATCCCCTTTGATACGTTTGTAGGGCTGTACACTTACCTGGCCCACCTGGATGGAGAGATCCCCCAGGACCAGATAGATAGCTTCCTAAGCAGCCTGCAGGAGTCTGT CACCAAGCAGAATGGGATGATTCAGCTGGCCAACTTCTACAGCCGCAAAACATTTAGATAA